The Ziziphus jujuba cultivar Dongzao chromosome 3, ASM3175591v1 region GAATTTCAGTCAAGTCATAAAATAATTCTGAGCagttccatcctttgatttcttattttgattttgattttttttggtaaatttgtaTATGAGTTTCTTTAGCAGACTGTGATAATATGATATACTCTGATCAATTATCTAATTGAGATTTCCATTTCAAACGTTCAGCCTCTTAGAGAAACTTCTGCATTTTAAATTGTCTTCTATTTATAATACTTTCGTGTTTCTATTTCAGAATTTCAGTTAAGTCAGAAAATAATTGGGAGCAGTTCCATACtttgatttcttttattttattttattttttatcttttttattgttaatattattaattttattttttaaattttgtgttttttggaaACTTTGTATATAAGTTTCACCTGCAGAATGTGGTAATTTAACATGCTCTTGGATTAATTATCTGTGTAAGATCTCCATTTCAAAAGTTCAGCCTCTTGCAAAAGCTTCTTCTGCATTTTAAATTGTcttctatttataatattttaaggtGATGCCAAATCTCCTCTGATTATTCCTTAACCTTAGTCCTCAAGTTCAACCTCTCCAAATGTACACATGCCAATCCTCTCATTACTTTGAACCTTATCGACTTCACAATCTTGATGAATACATTGATGCTGATTAAAACTTGTTTTCTTCTGATTTTGCTTTAACTTGTGAAAAAGATTATGAAAAATTCCCTCCTACCaaacgaaaaaataaaataaaaagaaaacacagaTATATAATAATGGACCAAGAACTGCAAAAGATTGTGGCAGTGATATCCAAGAAAATCTCATTATGGATATTACTTTGTGTGCTTCGATTGGAATAACACTTCAGGGCCAAATTTAAGATAACCAAGTTGTGTGTGTTAATGCTTTGCAGACTGAGAGAACTTTAATCTGCACAGATACTGGTGCATTGCTATCTGCATCTACCAAGCACTTTCAGCCTTACAAAAAGTAAGCATGTTATAATGGTTGTGCATTTTAATATGTATGTTCTGCTCATGTTTTCCTACCTGATAAATTTGTTACTTTAAGCCTTAAAAAAGCAAGCATGTTATAATGGTAGTGCATGATAATTTGTATATTCTGCTTCAGGTGTACTTACCTGATAAACTTATTTGCCACCAAACCCATGTAATTATTCTCCCAATCCTAACCCATCCTTTCACTGCCCATGCAAAGCATGGAAGCAATAGTGTTATTGTTATATGTCTGTGTCAATTTAGTTCTACTCTTTGTTTTCTCTCTCGactatttgttttatatttaatgtATATAATGTCGTAAATAATCTGACGCAATATCTCAACTTTTTACGTGATtctaatacatatatgtatatatgtagttCCATTGTCCTCGGTGATGGAGCCCAGAATATGCTGGGCAACCATGTCTTGCAAAATAATGTTGCAGGATGCTGTGTTGCCTAGCATATCATAGGCTCCATCACTCAGTAGaatattttcctatatatatatatatgctttgcaTTCTGCTAATATTTTACTCTCTAAATAGTTTTCTTGCTAAGTTTATAGATAGTTAGATTAAAATAAATGTTCATTGAGATAGATAAGCAGTGGTCTTGTAATCAGTTACATGTCAGGTTTATTAACTTAGTGCTGAAATATTATGCAATGCATCTGTCAACCATGCTTGTTGTGTTGGTGCATCATGCTTCTTCTTGTATAGATCTAGCCTTTTTACACTTTAGTTATAGATGTTTGCAAGTTAGTTTTCTTAATGGAAGTTCTTAACTGTCCCATGTACTTTTCAGTGAAAATATCAAGTTTTCAGTGGAAGAGCTATCAGAGATAAAAAGAATTTCAACTGGAAATCTCCGTCTTTTAGGATTCAAGCCATTAAGTTGTTTGAAAGATTATCACAACTTGAAGCCATCAACATTTCTATATCCTAGTGATGAGGTTGTTATTGCTCTTATAGTACTGAAAATATACTCtcttggttattattgtttttgcttTAGATAATAACTATTTGAGGTTAATGGCATATTAGGAGTCTTGAATGTTCAGAGATTTGGTAGATGCCCTGCAGCTTTATAATGTATCCATGAGAAATAAGAAATGCTTTTATGAACGCAATTGAGGAAACACGAAGTAGAATTTCTTTAGGGAAGTTTATCAtcctttcatttttaaatttttttccctgTTAATGGAtcttttactaaatttattttttttgaaaaaaaaaaggaaaaagaatttcttgGTGGATTTATAACAGAAAATACCACTCTGGCTGGTCAAATCAGATTAAAAGTAATTCTAAATAGTTGTAACACAATGTAGTAGCTTCATCTCAAGTAAAATGGTGCATCACACCTGCACCCAAGTCGAAGCAACATAGGAAAGATGTCTATTTCTAGGATCTGAGATGCCATATAAAAGACCAATGTTCTTATACGATGTAAACTTTATGTACATGTACTGTTTGGTATTTTGGTAATCGTATTTTTTATTTCCTgcattttctttattgtttAGAGTTTAAAGTAGTTCACTCTTGAGTTTACTTTTCAATACAGGAAGTGAGTGGTAGCagatgcatttttattgctctGCATAGGTCCATGCTGCGGCTTAAGCGGTTAGTGCTGATAATGTTCATTGTCTCTAGTATTATCTTTATCACATGACTACCTTTTCATATATACAATTTGTTTCAATTAGAGCATGTTTGACACAGTGCATTTGTTTGAAAACCATGATAGCtttgttatttcatttataataaCTTATCTGGACTTCTATGGCTGTTTAATATTCGTGATGCCCTCCTTAATAATAGCAATTTTTTTGTCTTGACTTGCTGATTAAAGTATTTTATATGGTGAGAAATCCTAGTTGAGACTGTTCATATGCTTTTGACATCGTATATTACTTTCATTCTTCATCATGTTAGCTGAGAGTGGATAGTTTAAAATGTCTTCCGAATTATCCATTATCGTAAAATGAGTAGCTGATAGTAACAATGAAACCCCTGAGGGACATGTAGTTTCCTTTTGTCACTGCAAATTTTGTACCTTTTCTGGTTCCTTATGttcttctttctctatttatttctttgtaaAAGATAAATGTTTTTGACCAGCACAATAAAGCTTTTCCATTCTTGATGGCCTGGCTGGAGTTCATGGTATAATTTTATCTAATGGCTGATTTTAACTGAATTTGAAGCTTGGGTCCAAAGCATTTGTGGCATGGTAATTAAACTTTGGTGGGCTTTGTggcttattgttattatttttctttacagTTTTGCAGTTGCATTTTACGGAATTTCATCTTGTCCTCGATTGGTTGCCCTTGTTGCTCAAGTAAGCTTTTAATTACATACACTCATAgcagtttctttttttatttttttatattgatgtaTATATACTTGAAAAGTGGGCAAATAGTGAAATGTAGTTCAGGAAATTACACTGCATAATCATTTCATTATCTATATAAACATGGCAAGTTGCTATTAAACAAGCTGCAATGAAATTCTCTTGCTTTTTTCTATTAttggttctttctttcttcccatCATATCCTCTGGTAAATCTGAGACTGAATAATTTCACTTCAATAAATTGTTACTTGCTCTCTGTTACCTTTGACACCACAGACAGTTTTTGTGGCTTCTAAATTATTGGTTTCCTTGACTAAGTGGTTTATACTGAGGCACTGTGCTAGGAATCTGTACTTTCCACTGCACGAACATCAGGctttttctttgcatttatGATCATTGATGAAAAGGTTACTAGGAACACAAAATGATTGTTTGCTTGAAATTAGAAAGATACTATTGGactatcttattttatttcttctgtCTTTAGATACCCTATATTGATTTTTGTGACATTTGCATCTGAAAATACTAGCTAGGAATCTATGGGGGCACATGatcaaatttgttattattcACTCCCGAgaggagggggaaaaaaaaagaaaaaaaaaaggaaacttgataacAAAAAATGAACACACAAGTTatgtaattagttttttattgcATAGAAGGACGTAGTAGAAGATCTGGTCAGCTTATCTTTCTAAAAACTTTAGATCTTTGTGTGGCTTTCTCAATTTTAGTTCATATAGCATACTCTTATAAATTCCATGCAAAAAACCACTTTTATGGTGCTTAATTATCTGATTATCAAAGTAAGAATTGAAACTACTAGGTTtaactatattaaattaaacTTCCAGCAGATCttattaaatagtatttttatgtcatttttCTAATGtaatagtatttaaaaaaaaatgttttacatGTAAAATTAGACTCACTAATCTCCCTGAAATGTACAGGATGAAATAATTCGTGATGGTGGTCAGGTTGAGCCGCCGGGAATGAACATGATTTATCTTCCATATTCTGATGACATCAGAGATATTGATGAGGCAAGAgagatattaatataatataagtagGTTTGTCGCTGAGACTTGTCCCTAATATCTACTGTTAAGTCTACAGGTTCTTCCAGATTCAGATGCTGCAACACCTCATGCAACTGACGAGCAAATCAGAAAGGCTGCTGCTTTAGTTAAACGAATTGACTTGAAAGAATTTTCAGTATGCCAATTTGCCAACCCTGGTAGGTCATCACGAGTTATCTGGTTTTCTATAGAAATGTTGGAAATAATATTGCGTGCACTTTATGTATGCATTAGCCATTAGTCTGTTGACACCTGAGGTTTTCACTATTCCACAAAACAATGGTCCCTATTCTGGTAGTCTACTAGATAGCATCAATATTCTTAGACAACAAAGAATTAATTTGTGCATTTACATAAATCTGTCagtaattttggtaatttttttcaaGCAAAATAGATATAACaacttcaaaatatttttctttgtcaCTTTTCCTCTAAAAGAACCAACTAGTCCTAAAATATGTCAAAACAGTTTGAGATAAATTAATCCTacttttttgacatattttatttgatttccatAGAAATCCTCAACCTTTGTAGTTCCATATTGCATCCAACACATCCCCCCTGTTTGTCAGTTTGTACGACTAGAAAACATCAATCACACTTTTTCTCCCTACTTTTTATCTCCcaccatctttttatttttcagtaatACTAGCAATTTATTTTATCTCATTGAATCCCACATGGTTTTAGCAAATAATTTAATGCCATATAAACTGAGATGTTAGTAAAATTATTTGACAGCTTTCGTGTTGTCAAAATTTTTTCTGTTGTCTATCACTTCATACTGGCAACCATATTCAGCTGCTAGTATGGTTTAATTAGCTTTccataattcatttatttatttcacttCTCTTTTTGGATTAACGTGTGGTTGTTGTAAATGTAGCATAAAATTTTTTGCTTCTAATTGTGGGAGATTGTAACATCAAGTTGATTATGATgtaattttcagtttttttaataatcaggTGTTTCATTAGCTATATTGTAACTTTCTTGCAGCCTTGCAGAGGCATTATGCAGTGTTACAGGCCTTAGCTTTGGAGGAGGATGAGATGCCAGATATCAAAGATGAAACATTGCCAGATGAAGAAGGCATGTCTAGGTAAGGAAAAAGTACATTATTGTCTTTGCTTGAATATGCATTTTGCTTCTGCTTAATTACCGAAAAATGCTGTTTGTCATCGTTGGTGATTATCACCAGTGGGACTCATATGCTATGTGGCAATTTAATCGGCTGCCGAAAAGGGTTCACTTTCATATATTAGGTTATATTATAAAAAGTCGAAGCATAGTTAGATGCATTAAATTAGTGTTTGCCATCTCAGCTGTTGGTCACGCTAGTGCTCATCACTACTGATGACAAAtagcaaaacccgttatttgcCATTCCTGCCTTgctttaataaacaaaataccTTATCTCAAAATAGAGAACTGCATATTATATGCATTGCACTtgagaaaagtaaaaataagaaCAGAAAATTGGTTTTGTCTTCTTTTACAATCTCAATCGTTGTTTATTTTTGTCATGTTTTGGACCTTTGCATAACAGACCAGGTGTTGTTAGTGCTTTGGAAGATTTCAAGCTTTCTGTTTATGGGGACCATTATGATGAGGAATGTGAAGGAAAAGCCAGTGGAACATCCAGAAAACGAAAAACACCTGCTGAAAATGCAGTTAAGGAATGTGCAAGCTACAATTGGGGTGACCTTGCAGACAACGGACAGgtgaaattgagattttttatAGCTGTTTTGCTCTGTTATTATTGTTCTGTCTGGATCACAAATGGATCAATGGTAAGAGGATGGTTGGCTAGGTCCTAGCTTATTTTTCAAATCCTACgggtcaaaataattatcaaaaaattgtGCTTGAATAGATTTTTGGTGGAAATACAGCATTGCATAAAATAAGCTATCATttgttttaacaaaaaataattgtagGAAATTTTCcagaaagaaatgaataaataaataattgtgagAAATTTTCTGGTTCATTAATTTTTGCTAAAAGGAATTTCTAAGAGAAACCACAATCCTAAATCGAAATTGAAGGGAATAGCattgtacaaattttttaaaaaatgattttccatTCAAATATATTGATTGTGTACAAAACAGTAATATATAGTGGTGTGTGGtttgttttatgaattttttctaTCATTATTATCTGAATATCAAATGCTTAGTCGAAAAATGAGAGCATAAAGATATTTAACACGCTCAATTTTGAGAACTGAAATAGTAAAGAGATGAGCCGACTGACTGCAGTACTTCAGATTTAGggatagtttaaataaaattaaaatctttaaaGACAGTCCTCAGAATTGATAATGTTAAAAGGTCACAATCTGTTTACTTTAATTTAGAAGTTGCTAGTTTctaggattttgatgaacactGCACTCAACTAAAAAACTGACCATTATTGTTTTGCAGCTGAAGGATTTGACTGTAACAGAGTTGAAGTACTACTTGGCAGCTCACAACCTTCCTGTTGCGGGAAAGAAAGAAGCTTTGATTAGTAGGATACTAACTCACATGGGAAAGTGACAAGTTAGAGGCTGACTTTATGTCGCAAATAGCAGTCTAAAACTTGTCAAACATTCTGGTACATTCCTTTTTGATACAATCTGATGGATGACTTTGTATTGCCAGTTTGTGAGATAAACTCAGgattttgtttagaaaaaggtttcttgcatgtATATGGTGTTCCCACTGTCAAATTCAATGAAGAATTTATGTTGTGGGAGGCTTCTAGTTAGTGTTGAAATTTCAGTATAAAAACCGTAGTGTTACATATTTTGTAAAGAAGTCTAGTCACAAGTAGTACATTTACCAGGTAAGCTCTGCCTTTAGATAATGTATATTTCAAGCAAGTAGCTTGAATTTTGCTGGTCAAATTGGATGTGTATCTATTTGAGGTTTTTTAACTTGTCTATGtgatacatatttgataaatttttccatttttattttgcaatttgttcATAAAATGGAAGTCATtgaaatgttaaaagaaaaaagaatgcaaAATTTGCAAGGTGATataaaaagaatagaaaaatattatttttcatcattagTATCCATTATTAGTGAAATCtatatatgatatgataatttaatttggCTGTTGGAGAATGTTTTCATTCTAATATTAGGTTTTTAGATTAAAATGTCCAAATATAATTAAGTGCAGTTAATTAACAGTTGTTATACCAACAATGTGGCAAATAACATTCTTTTGTGGCAAATAACAAACTCAAAAGACAACCTCCAAATTCACTTGGCCCGTTGATCAGGCAAGTGTAGGCTTATGTCAAGGCTTTCTTTCCCAACTGGGTCAAAGATAAGTTCAGAACATTCCTACACAATCTTTATATTCTTCACCACTTAACGATCCCCTATTGGGCTTGGAGAAAAATAACTTTTGCCATTTGTTTTTACCAtgtaaggaaagaaaaaaaaaaaaaaaaaggaaaaaattcttACACTATGTTTGGATTGAAGGAATAGGAAGAAAAGGAATAGAAAAGATTTAATTCCTTTGTTTGCATTGttaaaatgaaaggaaagaaaagaacaaggaaatggaaagaaaaggaagatttaaattatgttaattttaaCTATCCagatttttattcaaatttaagaggaaataaaatttttaaatatttcagtattatccttattaattaaaaactaattgattgagatattttatacatagaatattttattaaaaaaatataaattacattacttattttttacgtttcctttcctttccattagtaaaaaacaataattataaatattttatttctttttttatcattttctttcctCATTAAATTTATCCTTTATCCTTTATTTTCCTTCCATCCTCCAATCCAAACATGGTGTTAATGTTTACAATGTCAATAGATTCCCAATATATTTCAATGGGTCCTTACGATTTGTTATAATACCATGCAATCCATCACAACTAATGGGTCCTCATGTTTCCTGGCAAAGTCTTCAACTTTCCTTTTCCACGTCATTGGCGGACGTAGATAGATATATTctctaatttttcattaaacCTACTCTAAACAATACATCAGCGCGCGTCAGCTGTTAGTCACTAAACCTATCATGATTTATCATAGTGACTTCCATGTCTTCCATTAAAGAAAGGGCTAGGACTTTCATGCCATGCATATAATACAATTATGTAACAACTATATATGCAAGATTAGAGTGGTGATCATGCCATGCATATAATACAATTATGTAACAACTATATATGCAAGATTAGAGTGGTGATTATAGTTAGTCTCTGATtagcagagttttttttttttttgcttaaaagttCTACTTGAAAGCCaaaagtttttttataaaaaataaaaatatttggcaaaaattaataaatacttattgacaaaaaaatgaatttttttaaactgttttagaGAAGCTCAAATTTGAGcttctttaaaaaaagttttttttttattttatatggaaatttagtaagcattaaatacaatttaatgaatatttaatgcagtttttatttatttataaccaaatgcttattagttttttaataaaaattcttttttaaaaatatctattatacaaaactttacatattaaaattctactTTCATCAACTATACCAAACAGACCCTTAGCATCCTTCCAAATCTTATTTGGTATCGAAAAAAAATATCCATCTTAAGTCAATAAACTTGTTTGGTCCCTAGTGTTTAAATAGCTTTTTGAAATTTGATTCATTTAACAAAAGAACACTAAACCAATCGATCTCCACTTGCTTTACAATTATTAAAAATCACTTTTTCAATAATCACTTCAGTCTTACCTGTATATATGTAAAGTCATGTTCATACAAggttattatcaaatttttaggTTGAAAATAAATAGATTTAATTATATAACCATGTAGATTACATATCACATCAAATTTGTCATAATATAATTGaatgattttaaataattaaattcatttagttttaagtttttaagttgAAGTTATCTCCATCTGAGTTTaattgcatacatatatatatatatatatatatatatatatatatatatatatatatatatatagcttttgtttttataattaagaGATGATGAAGGTTGGCTTTTCTTAATCAGTTTTTGCACTTTTCGTGGAACCCATTAGTTTAGTTTCCACATAGTTGTCATCTCTAAAACAGTTAGGTGCATTATTTGACACTCATAACTTTATTAGATGCCATGAAATTTCTCCAAGACAGCATAAACTCATCAACTACTTTTTCATAAATAATCATTAATTGTTAATTAAGTTTGATTTGATATATACAAtactatataattaatttttttttatctacttgACCTAGTATCACAACCCGCATACAGACTTTTTGTGTCTAGGTAtttaaaataagtaataaaCGCATATTTAACATTATTAATTGTTCAATTCATTGGCTTTTGTACATAATCAACCTCATCTCCTATGGACTAAAAGTTTAGAATTATCTATAATTTAACAAGACATTGAAGCACTAGAATTGTTAAATGTTTTTGGTTATTGGATGTGACAATCTTTGATTGGGTTAATTGTAACGtaacaatatttaataaataatatcgaaaattatcaaattaattcttACCAAAATATAGAGTACTCCTGCAGAATATTCCAAATACTTCCTGGTTTTTGCCAGCTACAGGCAAATATATAtagtccaaaaaattaaaaaaaggaagaagcaaATATATACAACCAACAGTCTTATCACTTATTGAATTAATTCAATCTCAAATCAATTTGATTGATACATGTCTAAATTCCAAGCTTGCTGCAACCCTATAATATTGGTACTATAAATCCGTGACCATATTATTGAGTTACTTTTTTCATGTAACAAACATTTCTGTTTCCAATATTTCCGAACACTTTCTTAATGGAAGTACTTGTACTGCTAATTCTTTATAtaatacaattatattataccGTTATATAATATTGCTATAGACTTAAAGCACTTTCAAGAAGAAACTGGATTATATATGCACGAACATGATGGGAATATTCTAAAGGAACCAATTggatttttgtattctaattaaaGTTTTCACCTTTTCACATTGAGAGTccaaagaataaagaaaaagtgAATATAGAAGGTGCTCACCACTATGCTTTATAGTAATTGATTATTGGGTGAgagaaatttatattaattaaattttgtatgaGCTAAAAGAGAAACAGATAAAGGGGTCTGGTCCCTATGAGGTTGACCCTTCAAGTTTCAACACCTCATTACTGAAAGAAGGCTCTTCCTTTCGAGTGCAACCTAGCACCTAACTGTGataacacatatttatatatatatatatatatatatatatttcaaaagatAGGCTTTGCGTGTTTATAAACATGTATAAagatctatatacatatatatatatatatatacatatatcttgtATGCATCATTATTGGTAGCTAGATATGACTCAACAAAGCTAGCTATTAACTAAGCATTTTCCTTGAGACTGTACCGACCATAAATTTTTCATGATTGTATCTCATCGGTACTTCAGGATGCTTCTTTTTTTGTACTTGCTATGTAAGGACGTTGAACtggtttcacattcatgaaCACGTACGTACAATTAATGGTCCTATGGTGAGAATATCTTCAAGATTTTAAattgaagataaataaattttgatcatTTAGAGTTTTTGAATTTGATGAGTGATACTATATTATATCAAATTCAAAGGTTCTAAATAATCAAAAGCCCATTTATTctcaattcaaaaaattaagtatGTTCTCACTGGAACCTTAGtgtacatacacacacacacacacacacacacaaatgaatcgacacatttttttttttttcttttgtcttttcatgaTTTCTTATCTGTACTTGATGataagaaaatatatgattGAAGAGAGTCCATTTAGAAGGAAACCCTTCATAAtgaatttgtggattttattgCATTaagaatatttgtatttttgtgggTTTGACTTAGTAGTAAAAACCATTacgtatatatttttaaaatctaaggTTAAAACCTTTATTTGAGTAAAatctcctttcctaattctaatgaGTTTAATATTgtcgaaaaaaataaaaaacatagagACTGCTTAACTTGCaaaattgtcaaataaaagtaaaaccaTCATGAGCTCTTTACATGTTATTTATCGTTATTCTATTCTAAATCTTTATACAAGATGAAGTAGTAATTTTGCTACTAAATTGTCTTTATGTTGCAATGGAAATATTATCATCTTTTAACACTTTCTCGAATATAGGCCCGatagcataaaatataaatttggattaaaatttacGGAAAGAGTACATAATAAATGTGAGCAATAGAGAATCCAACATTATTTTGAATAGTATTTAGTTTAAAACTACAAATTCAGACCTTGTGAAAAACCGATTATATATATGCAAGGAGTTTCTTATTaggtaaatttgataaaattatattgaaaatcTATGAAAATCAACTTTTAAGATTTCCTTTTATAAATAGGCCAAATCTAGTTAAAGAAATTCAATCATCATGATTAAAGACCACAATATAATACTATTAGGTTGACATATTATTAAGAGTAGTGACTAGTCCCCAAAAAAatctaagatttaaaatttttaagccGTTTGATCAtggttgatcaagtttgatcaaattgaaattttaagtggaaccaaatttaactttttcttggagatcaactttgactttgactttaACTTTTGCACCATTATATAGAGTTCTTCGATATGAAGTCGTAGATTGGTAGCACACCTGATTTTGAGtcatgattaaaaaattataactttgaaAAGTTTTTGAGTATTAGTATTTGTCAGCAGTGACCCAAAGTTCTATAAATGTATGGGAACATGCATCCTCATTAGACAAATCTTGAAATTCCCTTGTTGTCTctaa contains the following coding sequences:
- the LOC107422251 gene encoding ATP-dependent DNA helicase 2 subunit KU70 isoform X1; amino-acid sequence: MDLDPDDIFRDDEDDLDNDFHLEKEATKEFLVILVDASPKMFNTTSPSEDNKDETHFHIAVSCISQSLKTQIINRSYDEVAICFFNTREKKNLQDLNGVFVFNVADRDYLDRPTARLIKEFDLIEDSFMREIGSQYGIVSGSRENSLYNALWVAQALLRKGSTKTAYKRMLLFTNEDDPFGSIEGAAKADMRKTTMQRAEDARDLGISIELLPLSRPDEEFNVSHFYADLMGLKGDDLAQFIPSAGQKVEDMKFQLRKRMFTKRVVRKINFSIANGLSIELGSYALIRPAVPGATTWLDSVTNHPLKTERTLICTDTGALLSASTKHFQPYKNENIKFSVEELSEIKRISTGNLRLLGFKPLSCLKDYHNLKPSTFLYPSDEEVSGSRCIFIALHRSMLRLKRFAVAFYGISSCPRLVALVAQDEIIRDGGQVEPPGMNMIYLPYSDDIRDIDEVLPDSDAATPHATDEQIRKAAALVKRIDLKEFSVCQFANPALQRHYAVLQALALEEDEMPDIKDETLPDEEGMSRPGVVSALEDFKLSVYGDHYDEECEGKASGTSRKRKTPAENAVKECASYNWGDLADNGQLKDLTVTELKYYLAAHNLPVAGKKEALISRILTHMGK